In Camelus dromedarius isolate mCamDro1 chromosome 3, mCamDro1.pat, whole genome shotgun sequence, one DNA window encodes the following:
- the STARD4 gene encoding stAR-related lipid transfer protein 4 isoform X1, which yields MESLPDAAVLATRLKNTLIQYHSIEDDKWRVAKKMKDVTIWRKPSEEFNGYLFKAQGVIDDVVNNIIDHIRPGPCRLDWDSLMTSLDILEHFEENCCVMRYTTAGQLWNIISPREFVDFSYTVGYKEGLLSCGISLDWSEKRPEFVRGYNHPCGWFCVPLRDNPNRSLLTGYIQTDLRGMIPQSVVDTAMASTLINFYGDLQKALQKA from the exons ATGGAGAGCCTGCCTGATGCAGCTGTTTTGGCAACTAGACTGAAAAACACTCTCATACAGTACCATAGCATTGAAGATGATAAGTGGAGAGTTGCTAAGAAAATG aaaGATGTAACAATTTGGAGGAAACCTTCAGAAGAATTTAATGGATATCT CTTCAAAGCCCAAGGTGTTATAGATGATGTTGTCAACAATATAATAGACCATATACGCCCAGGTCCCTGTCGTTTGGATTGGGACAGTTTAATGACTTCATTGGATATTTTGGAGCATTTTGAAGAG AATTGCTGTGTGATGCGTTACACTACTGCTGGTCAGCTTTGGAATATAATTTCCCCAAGAGAGTTTGTTGACTTCTCCTACACTGTGGGATATAAAGAAGGGCTTTTATCCTGTG GGATAAGTCTTGACTGGAGTGAAAAGAGGCCAGAATTTGTTCGTGGATATAACCATCCCTGTGGTTGGTTTTGTGTTCCTCTTAGAGACAATCCAAATCGGAGTCTTTTGACAGGCTATATTCAGACAGATCTGCGTGGGATGATTCCTCAGTCTGTAGTAGATACAGCCATGGCAAGCACTTTAATCAACTTCTATGGTGATTTACAAAAAGCCTTACAAAAGGCATAA
- the STARD4 gene encoding stAR-related lipid transfer protein 4 isoform X2: MISGELLRKCFKAQGVIDDVVNNIIDHIRPGPCRLDWDSLMTSLDILEHFEENCCVMRYTTAGQLWNIISPREFVDFSYTVGYKEGLLSCGISLDWSEKRPEFVRGYNHPCGWFCVPLRDNPNRSLLTGYIQTDLRGMIPQSVVDTAMASTLINFYGDLQKALQKA, encoded by the exons ATGATAAGTGGAGAGTTGCTAAGAAAATG CTTCAAAGCCCAAGGTGTTATAGATGATGTTGTCAACAATATAATAGACCATATACGCCCAGGTCCCTGTCGTTTGGATTGGGACAGTTTAATGACTTCATTGGATATTTTGGAGCATTTTGAAGAG AATTGCTGTGTGATGCGTTACACTACTGCTGGTCAGCTTTGGAATATAATTTCCCCAAGAGAGTTTGTTGACTTCTCCTACACTGTGGGATATAAAGAAGGGCTTTTATCCTGTG GGATAAGTCTTGACTGGAGTGAAAAGAGGCCAGAATTTGTTCGTGGATATAACCATCCCTGTGGTTGGTTTTGTGTTCCTCTTAGAGACAATCCAAATCGGAGTCTTTTGACAGGCTATATTCAGACAGATCTGCGTGGGATGATTCCTCAGTCTGTAGTAGATACAGCCATGGCAAGCACTTTAATCAACTTCTATGGTGATTTACAAAAAGCCTTACAAAAGGCATAA